The DNA sequence TGCCCGCCGACCTCGCCGCGCTGAAGGAGCGTGTGGCCACGATCCTTCGCAACTACTCCAACGAAACTCTCGCCTCCATCACCGGCTACGAGTACCTGCGGAACATCTATTCTGCACAATCAGCTTAAGGAAATGGTATCAGAGGGGGAGGATGCCAAGCGCATCCCCCCCTCGTTCTTGTCTTCCGGACGAATCCCGGTTCTCGACTGATTGCTTTACGTCGCCTCGCTGATCGATCTCGATGCCTGACCCCAGCCTCACCTCGCCCGTCCTCGACCCGCCGACTGTCCCCATCGCGAATGCGCCGGGGGTGGATGCCGTCGCGCGCGGTGACGAGTGGCTCTGGGGGTGGGATACGACGCCGGGGATCGTGTCCGTGTGGGCGGAGCCGGACGGCCGCGCGACGGTGTGGCGGCGGATCTTGGAGACGGGTGAGCTGGTGCGCGAGGAGGAGCGCTTCCGCCCGTGGATCCTGCTCGACCGGCTGGACGACCTGCGCCACCTGGGCCCGGGGCTCGGGCCGGAGGGAGACGGGGACGCGGAGTTCGGCTACCGCGAGCTGGACGGGCCGGGCGCGCTGCGGTTCCTGGTCTCCGCGCCGGACGGGCGGCGGCTGGCGGATGCGGTGTTGCACGGCGCGTCGCATCGCCTCGGGCGCCGCGTGGGGCATCTGCGCGAGCTGGGCGCCCACGCGGTGCTCTCGCTGCCGCCCGAGGAGCAGTACCTCGTCGCCACCGGGCGGACGTACTTCCGCGACCTCCCCTTCGACCATCTCCGCCGCCTGCAGTTCGACCTGGAAACGACGGGACTGGACGCGCGCCGCGACCGCATCTTCATGGTCGCCGTGCGGCACCCGTCCGGCGCCACCGAGGTGCTGGAGATCGACGCGCCGGGCGACGCGGGCGAGGCCGCGCTGATCCGCCAGCTGGTGGAGACGGTGCGGGCGGCCGATCCCGACGTTATCGAGAACCACAACCTGCACGGCTTCGACCTCCCGTTCCTGGCGCAGCGCGCGCGGACGCTGCGGGTGCCGCTCGCGCTCGGCCGCCTGGGGAAGCTGGGGTTGCGCGAGCGCGCGGCGCGGCGAGGGACGACGGTGCAGGGCGGGGATTCGGACCGGCGCGTGCGCTTCGTCGCCCCCGGCCGCGAGCTGATCGACACGCTGGACGCGGTGATCCGCTACGACTTCTCCGCGCGCGAGCTGCCCGGGCACGGGCTGAAGGCGGTCGCGCGCCATCTCGGCGTGGCCGCGCCGGACCGCGAGTACGTGCCCGGGCACCTGATCCACACCACCTGGCGCCGCGACCCGGAGCGCGTGCGGCGGTACGCGACCGACGACGTGGAAGAGGTGGCGGCGCTCGCGCGGCTCTTGGGCGGCGCGGCGTTCGCGCTCGCCCGGATGGCGCCGCGGCGCTACGAGCGCCTGGCGGACGCGGGCCCGGCGACGGGCGTCATCGACCCGCTGCTGGTGCGGGCGTACCTGCGCGCCGGCGCCGCGCTCCCCGCGCACCAGCCGCAGGACGGGACCACGCACACCGGCGCGGCACTCCACCTCTTCGCCACCGGCGTGGCGCAGCGCGTGGTGAAGGCCGACGTCGCCAGCCTGTACCCGTCGCTCATGCGCGCCTTCCGCATCGGCCCGGCGCGCGACCACCTGGGCGCGCTGCTGGCGCTGGTGGACCGGCTGGTGGAGCAGCGCCTGGCCGCGAAGTCCGCCGCGAAGGCGGCGCCCGCCGGCTCCGCCGAGCGCCACACGCACGAGGCCACGTCGGCCGCGATGAAGCTCGTGGTCAACTCCGCGTACGGCTATCTCGCGGCCGGCGGCGAGCTTACGCGCTTCGCCGACGTGCACGCCGCCAACGAGGTCACGCGCCGCGGCCGCGAGACGCTGTCGCTGATGTGCCGCGAGCTGGCCGCGCGCGGGGTGACGCTGCTGGAGGCCGACACCGACGGCGTGTACTTCGCCGTGCCGGAGGGGTGGGCGGAAGATGACGAGCGCCGCGTGGTGGCCGAGGTCGCCGCGCTGCTGCCGCCGCTGGTGCAGCTGGAATTCGAGGGGCGCTACGCGGCGATGCTGTCGCACGAGCCCAAGAACTACGCGCTGCTGCATTACGACGGCACCCTGGTGCTCCGCGGCGTGGCCTTCCGCTCCAGCCGCGCGGAGCCGTTCGGCGAGGCGTTCCTTCGCCGCGCGCTCCCGCATCTCTTCGCGGGCGACCTGGGCGGCGTCCGCGACACGTATCTCGCGACGCTGGACGCGCTCCGCCGCCGCGAGCTGCCCACGTTCGACGTCTCCTCGCGCGTGCGGCTGACCAAGCCGCCCGCGCGCTATGCCGAGACGCGCGACACCCGCCGCGAGTTCGCGTACGAGG is a window from the Longimicrobium sp. genome containing:
- a CDS encoding 3'-5' exonuclease — encoded protein: MPDPSLTSPVLDPPTVPIANAPGVDAVARGDEWLWGWDTTPGIVSVWAEPDGRATVWRRILETGELVREEERFRPWILLDRLDDLRHLGPGLGPEGDGDAEFGYRELDGPGALRFLVSAPDGRRLADAVLHGASHRLGRRVGHLRELGAHAVLSLPPEEQYLVATGRTYFRDLPFDHLRRLQFDLETTGLDARRDRIFMVAVRHPSGATEVLEIDAPGDAGEAALIRQLVETVRAADPDVIENHNLHGFDLPFLAQRARTLRVPLALGRLGKLGLRERAARRGTTVQGGDSDRRVRFVAPGRELIDTLDAVIRYDFSARELPGHGLKAVARHLGVAAPDREYVPGHLIHTTWRRDPERVRRYATDDVEEVAALARLLGGAAFALARMAPRRYERLADAGPATGVIDPLLVRAYLRAGAALPAHQPQDGTTHTGAALHLFATGVAQRVVKADVASLYPSLMRAFRIGPARDHLGALLALVDRLVEQRLAAKSAAKAAPAGSAERHTHEATSAAMKLVVNSAYGYLAAGGELTRFADVHAANEVTRRGRETLSLMCRELAARGVTLLEADTDGVYFAVPEGWAEDDERRVVAEVAALLPPLVQLEFEGRYAAMLSHEPKNYALLHYDGTLVLRGVAFRSSRAEPFGEAFLRRALPHLFAGDLGGVRDTYLATLDALRRRELPTFDVSSRVRLTKPPARYAETRDTRREFAYEAVLASGRTHWRAGERLRVYRTQSGAGAVVASSDDDPAAHDPRDYDADHYARVLRDNFASRLARALAPDDFAALFASPDQLSLFAPSTAAMRPILNTRPPSHPMAAQGPGGSIMRAPKTSS